A single region of the Pseudothermotoga sp. genome encodes:
- the trmFO gene encoding methylenetetrahydrofolate--tRNA-(uracil(54)-C(5))-methyltransferase (FADH(2)-oxidizing) TrmFO, which yields MKVHIVGAGLAGSEVAYQLAIRGVDVILHEMRPIKMTPVHRTGLFAELVCSNSFKSDELLNASGLLKCEMELFGSLIVRIARECRVPAGKALAVDREKFSTRVTEEVLKAGVELITEEVTKIEEDEDLWVIATGPATSENLSRWLMEKLENALYFFDAVAPIVAADSIDFSKVFFGDRYGVGTKDYINCPMDEKQYEEFYEALVDAEVIPMEDFDSSLLFERCKPVEEIARSGKLALLYGPLKPVGLIDPRTGKQPYAVVQLRKENIEGTMYNIVGFQTRLKWPEQKRVIRLIPGLENVEILRYGVMHRNFYINSRKVLDRYFRLKGSERIFFAGQITGVEGYLESAASGIYVAFNVYRQLKGKNLLCLPTSTLMGALFDYVCNGLTEQLQPMYANYGLLRDGKNRLKLAERSLRDLEKFLVESGWREG from the coding sequence TTGAAAGTCCACATCGTTGGTGCGGGGTTAGCTGGTTCGGAAGTTGCCTACCAACTCGCCATTCGTGGTGTTGATGTTATCCTCCACGAAATGCGACCCATTAAGATGACCCCTGTGCACAGAACTGGTCTCTTCGCGGAGCTTGTTTGCAGCAATTCCTTTAAATCAGATGAACTGTTGAATGCTTCAGGCTTGTTGAAGTGTGAAATGGAACTCTTCGGTTCACTCATAGTGAGGATCGCTAGGGAATGTCGAGTACCAGCTGGTAAGGCTTTAGCAGTAGATCGGGAAAAATTCTCAACCAGGGTGACGGAGGAGGTCTTGAAAGCTGGTGTTGAGTTGATCACCGAAGAAGTCACCAAAATCGAGGAAGACGAAGATCTATGGGTAATCGCCACGGGACCAGCCACCAGTGAAAACTTGTCACGTTGGTTGATGGAAAAACTTGAAAATGCTCTGTACTTCTTCGACGCAGTGGCTCCAATCGTTGCAGCTGACAGTATCGACTTTTCGAAGGTTTTTTTCGGTGATCGCTATGGTGTGGGAACAAAAGACTACATAAATTGTCCAATGGATGAAAAGCAGTACGAAGAATTCTACGAAGCTCTCGTCGACGCGGAAGTGATACCAATGGAAGACTTTGACAGTTCATTGCTCTTTGAACGGTGCAAACCCGTTGAAGAAATAGCAAGGTCCGGTAAACTGGCTCTGCTGTATGGTCCTTTGAAACCTGTAGGCTTGATCGACCCCAGAACGGGTAAACAACCATATGCAGTTGTACAGCTGAGAAAGGAAAATATCGAGGGAACGATGTACAATATAGTGGGCTTTCAAACACGTCTCAAATGGCCAGAACAAAAAAGGGTCATCAGATTGATTCCTGGTCTGGAAAATGTAGAGATACTCAGATATGGGGTTATGCACCGAAATTTTTACATCAATTCTAGAAAAGTACTCGATAGATATTTCAGACTCAAAGGATCAGAAAGGATTTTCTTCGCGGGTCAGATAACGGGTGTGGAAGGTTATCTAGAATCTGCAGCCAGTGGAATCTATGTAGCCTTCAACGTATACAGACAGTTGAAAGGGAAAAATCTACTGTGTCTTCCCACGTCGACCTTGATGGGAGCACTCTTTGATTACGTTTGCAATGGTCTAACAGAGCAGTTGCAGCCTATGTACGCAAACTATGGATTACTGCGAGACGGTAAAAACAGATTGAAATTGGCCGAGAGATCATTAAGAGACCTTGAAAAGTTTTTGGTGGAGTCAGGGTGGAGAGAGGGATAG